A portion of the bacterium genome contains these proteins:
- a CDS encoding ABC transporter ATP-binding protein, whose translation MNGPALRARGLTKSYGKTPVLRGLNMNVPAGSVYGFLGVNGAGKTTTFGVLAGIIARHGGEFEFGGRLGLLPQDASLYPDRRLFRQLFFLGRLEGLDRGRACAAAESCLAAVGLADRARHKPPKLSHGMRRRLALAQALLGDPDVLLLDEPTAGLDPDQSARLRSLVAGWGGRKTVVVSSHLLSEVEQMCDQVGVIHGGKMIYEGPVEGLTGARDTVVYRFDRSPPPRLLEGLPGVREVRADGEEMTVRFEPGVCSLEDLNRRVLELCFTAGAGVREIVRGRGLEAGFLELLR comes from the coding sequence GTGAACGGCCCGGCTCTGAGGGCACGGGGCCTGACCAAGTCCTATGGGAAAACGCCGGTGCTGCGGGGGCTGAACATGAACGTGCCCGCCGGCTCCGTCTACGGTTTTCTGGGGGTGAACGGGGCGGGCAAGACCACGACGTTCGGGGTCCTGGCCGGTATTATTGCCCGGCATGGCGGCGAGTTCGAGTTCGGGGGGCGCCTGGGGCTGCTGCCCCAGGACGCCTCCTTGTATCCCGACCGGCGCCTGTTCCGCCAACTGTTCTTCCTGGGGCGCCTGGAGGGGCTCGACCGCGGCCGCGCCTGCGCGGCCGCGGAGTCATGCCTGGCGGCGGTGGGGCTGGCGGACCGGGCCCGGCACAAGCCCCCCAAGCTTTCGCACGGGATGCGCCGCCGCCTGGCCCTGGCCCAGGCGCTGCTCGGCGACCCCGACGTACTTTTACTCGACGAACCTACCGCCGGCCTCGACCCCGACCAGTCCGCGCGGCTCCGGTCCCTGGTGGCCGGCTGGGGGGGGCGCAAGACGGTGGTCGTCAGTTCCCACCTCCTCTCCGAAGTGGAGCAGATGTGCGACCAGGTGGGGGTCATTCATGGGGGGAAGATGATCTACGAGGGACCGGTGGAGGGATTGACCGGCGCCCGCGATACGGTCGTCTACCGTTTCGACCGCTCTCCTCCTCCCCGCCTCCTGGAGGGGTTGCCCGGGGTCAGGGAAGTTCGGGCCGACGGAGAGGAGATGACGGTCCGCTTCGAGCCCGGCGTCTGTTCCCTGGAGGACCTCAACCGCCGCGTCCTGGAGCTGTGCTTCACCGCCGGCGCGGGGGTCCGGGAGATCGTCCGGGGACGGGGGCTGGAAGCGGGGTTTCTGGAACTGCTGAGATGA
- a CDS encoding ATP-dependent RecD-like DNA helicase produces MEEPRTEHGSGPGEERLYGFIERVTFHNPENGYTVLRVRVRGQREPVAVVGNLPSAVPGEMLEASGRWEVSPRHGRQFSAVRLSAVPPGTSEGMKRYLGSGMIRGIGPALASRLVAAFGADVFRVIEETPARLSEVPGIGAGRRKAIVAAWADQRRIREIMVFLHSHGVSTGRALSIFRTYGENAVEAIREDPYRLARDIRGMGFLLADRIAASIGIEPRSEIRVRAGLEHVLLEMTEQGDCAAPRDVLCSRAAELLRVPVSLAEAALEENARSGRLTARRDGEGRDLVYLPGLDDAERRLAERIVRLAASGHPCPGIAADRATAWVEGKTGIDLSAGQREAVRRALEAPVSVVTGGPGVGKTTLVDALVRIFAVKGLRVSLCAPTGRAAKRLSESTGFPARTIHRLLEYDPARGAFTRDQSRPLAADAVIVDEFSMVDLPLAWQLVRAVPDRALLILVGDVDQLPSVGPGTVLRDLIASGVVPVTRLQLVFRQSEGSSIVTNAHRINLGKLPVIPRGRAAAASDFVFVECADPAKAADTICELAARRIPRHLGLDPIADIQVLSPMKRGELGVLNLNRLLQSALNPGEGGIASLGVRYRAGDRVMQTENDYDRDVFNGDIGRVLEIDAALGRVAVDFDGRTVVYESRDLEELSLSYAVSIHKSQGSEYPAVVIPIHPQHYIMLQRNLLYTALTRARSLAVVVGTRDALALAVRRRDSHRRFTTLRERLEQAAPPPSPPRFVDFFEDATGN; encoded by the coding sequence ATGGAGGAGCCCCGCACAGAACACGGCTCCGGCCCCGGCGAAGAACGGCTCTACGGGTTCATCGAGCGCGTCACCTTCCATAACCCGGAAAACGGCTATACCGTCCTGCGCGTCCGGGTGAGGGGCCAGAGAGAACCGGTCGCCGTCGTGGGGAATCTGCCCTCGGCCGTGCCCGGGGAGATGCTGGAGGCTTCGGGACGCTGGGAGGTCAGCCCCCGCCACGGCCGCCAGTTTTCCGCGGTCCGCCTCTCGGCCGTCCCGCCGGGGACTTCCGAGGGGATGAAGCGGTATCTGGGTTCGGGGATGATACGGGGCATCGGGCCGGCCCTGGCCTCCCGCCTGGTCGCGGCTTTCGGAGCCGATGTATTCCGGGTGATCGAGGAAACCCCCGCGCGCCTGTCCGAAGTCCCCGGAATCGGGGCCGGGCGCCGGAAGGCGATCGTCGCGGCCTGGGCCGATCAGCGCCGGATCCGGGAGATCATGGTGTTTCTCCACAGCCACGGGGTCTCGACCGGGAGGGCGTTGAGCATCTTCAGAACCTACGGGGAAAACGCGGTGGAGGCGATCCGTGAAGATCCCTACCGCCTGGCCCGCGACATCAGGGGGATGGGGTTTCTCCTCGCGGACCGGATCGCCGCCAGCATCGGTATCGAGCCCCGGTCCGAGATCCGGGTCCGCGCCGGGCTGGAACACGTCCTTCTGGAAATGACGGAGCAGGGCGACTGCGCCGCCCCGCGGGACGTCCTCTGTTCCCGGGCCGCAGAGCTGCTGCGGGTGCCGGTTTCCCTGGCGGAGGCGGCGCTGGAGGAGAATGCCCGTTCCGGGAGGCTGACGGCACGGCGGGACGGGGAGGGCCGGGACCTGGTCTACCTGCCCGGATTGGACGACGCCGAACGCCGGCTGGCCGAGCGGATCGTGCGGCTGGCGGCGTCCGGCCATCCCTGCCCGGGGATCGCGGCGGACCGCGCCACGGCCTGGGTGGAGGGGAAAACCGGAATCGACCTTTCCGCGGGCCAGCGGGAAGCGGTCCGCCGGGCGTTGGAAGCTCCGGTCAGCGTCGTTACCGGGGGGCCGGGGGTGGGGAAGACGACCCTGGTCGACGCCCTGGTCAGGATCTTTGCGGTCAAGGGCCTCAGGGTCTCCCTCTGCGCCCCCACCGGTCGGGCGGCCAAGCGCCTGAGCGAAAGCACGGGGTTCCCGGCCCGGACCATCCACCGCCTCCTCGAATACGACCCCGCCCGGGGCGCGTTCACCCGCGACCAGAGCCGGCCGCTGGCGGCGGACGCGGTCATCGTCGACGAGTTCAGCATGGTCGATCTCCCGCTCGCCTGGCAACTGGTTCGGGCCGTCCCCGACCGGGCGCTGTTGATCCTCGTCGGCGACGTCGACCAACTCCCCTCGGTCGGGCCGGGCACGGTCCTGCGCGACCTGATCGCATCCGGAGTCGTTCCCGTCACCCGCCTGCAGCTGGTCTTCCGGCAATCGGAAGGAAGCTCCATCGTCACCAACGCCCATCGGATCAACCTGGGGAAACTCCCCGTCATCCCCCGGGGCCGGGCTGCCGCCGCCAGCGACTTCGTCTTCGTGGAGTGCGCCGACCCGGCCAAGGCGGCGGATACGATCTGCGAATTGGCGGCCCGGCGCATTCCCCGCCACCTCGGCCTGGACCCGATCGCGGACATCCAGGTCCTCTCCCCGATGAAGCGCGGGGAACTGGGAGTGCTCAACCTCAACCGGCTGCTCCAATCGGCACTCAACCCCGGGGAAGGGGGGATTGCTTCCCTCGGAGTCCGGTACCGGGCCGGGGACCGGGTGATGCAGACGGAGAACGATTACGACCGGGACGTCTTCAACGGAGACATCGGCCGCGTTCTCGAGATCGACGCCGCCCTGGGCCGCGTGGCCGTGGATTTCGACGGGCGGACCGTCGTCTACGAGTCCCGGGACCTGGAGGAGCTTTCGCTCTCCTACGCGGTCAGCATCCACAAAAGCCAGGGAAGCGAGTATCCGGCGGTGGTGATCCCGATCCACCCGCAGCACTATATAATGCTGCAGCGCAACCTTCTCTACACGGCCCTGACCCGCGCCCGGTCCCTGGCCGTGGTCGTCGGGACCAGGGACGCCCTGGCCCTGGCCGTCCGCCGCCGGGATTCCCACCGCCGCTTCACGACGCTCCGGGAACGGCTCGAGCAGGCCGCGCCTCCCCCCTCCCCGCCGCGTTTCGTCGATTTCTTCGAAGACGCAACCGGGAACTGA
- a CDS encoding omptin family outer membrane protease — protein sequence MKTGLVLFWGAAAMAAAAPAQTVVSSSETAVTAIGPETVLEVAVEGGYLYGYSQYEIKGDDWFWGSWKSRLKWPLDTVMTGGSARLALKDDTFEIGVSFLFNVTDDPGELEDWDWVGGEMISKGVVDTSLTAYLLDCSAYWNMVKKERFTLGLGLGFAWQHFSWDGEGELTQTEYDCAFNRYYGITPGTYRYPDAEWITYKIDYYLPYLGVKGSYRFDPRLEADAYGKLLLLIARDEDDHVQRMKKSNADYYGAGMEYGVEGIFRPAPWARIALSLKATFLSGSGDQDQEFYGGIYEGEKYSNIDAETTSIQWYAGLRAGVVF from the coding sequence ATGAAGACCGGACTCGTTCTCTTCTGGGGAGCGGCGGCGATGGCCGCGGCCGCTCCGGCCCAAACCGTGGTTTCCTCCTCCGAGACCGCCGTGACGGCGATCGGGCCGGAAACGGTGCTGGAGGTGGCAGTGGAGGGGGGTTACCTTTACGGGTATTCCCAGTACGAGATCAAGGGAGACGATTGGTTCTGGGGTTCGTGGAAAAGCCGTTTGAAGTGGCCCCTGGATACCGTGATGACCGGGGGGAGCGCCCGGTTGGCGCTCAAGGACGACACGTTCGAGATCGGCGTTTCCTTTCTCTTCAACGTCACCGACGACCCCGGCGAGCTGGAGGATTGGGACTGGGTCGGGGGCGAGATGATCTCCAAAGGCGTGGTCGATACCAGCCTGACGGCCTACCTGCTCGATTGCTCCGCGTACTGGAACATGGTCAAGAAGGAGCGGTTCACCCTGGGACTCGGCCTCGGGTTCGCCTGGCAGCATTTTTCCTGGGACGGAGAGGGGGAGCTGACCCAAACCGAATACGACTGCGCCTTCAACCGCTACTACGGAATCACGCCGGGGACCTACCGTTACCCCGACGCGGAGTGGATCACCTACAAGATCGACTACTACCTCCCCTACCTGGGGGTGAAGGGAAGCTACCGCTTCGACCCCCGGCTCGAAGCCGACGCCTACGGGAAACTCCTGCTTTTGATCGCCCGCGACGAGGACGACCACGTCCAACGGATGAAAAAATCCAACGCCGATTATTATGGAGCGGGCATGGAGTACGGAGTCGAGGGGATCTTCCGTCCGGCCCCCTGGGCCCGGATCGCCCTCAGCCTCAAGGCCACCTTCCTTTCCGGAAGCGGCGACCAGGACCAGGAGTTCTACGGTGGGATCTACGAGGGGGAAAAATACTCGAACATCGACGCCGAAACCACCTCGATCCAGTGGTATGCCGGGCTGCGGGCCGGCGTCGTTTTCTGA
- a CDS encoding amidohydrolase family protein, which produces MDIVIRNAALRRKSGRWEIGIKDGKIAGIGRRIGGRPRKAIDARGGLVTESFVNAHLHLCKVYTLLKISEKALADYHGGGMGKAMTAIEEAAEAKADYNASWILPNVRRALKSAVRFGNTHIRAFADVDNKAKLEGIKALLQAKKEFRGVIDLQIVAFPQDGVAREPGAFELVREAMRMGADVVGGIPWIEYTEADERDHIDKMFQIAREFDAPISMLVDDAGDPGLRTLEMLALATIREGWEGRVLAHHARAMCLYPDPYFMKLVALLKRARLGVISDPHTGPLHARVQDLRAEGALVALGQDDISDAYYPFGRNNMLEVAFLNAHLLWMTTAEAMEELYDMVTVDVARCMGLKGFGLKKGAVANLVVLHEGTVLEALRNHGEPAAVVSHGRLVETKKYR; this is translated from the coding sequence ATGGACATCGTGATCAGGAACGCGGCCCTGCGCCGGAAATCGGGGCGCTGGGAAATCGGCATCAAGGACGGCAAAATCGCCGGAATCGGGCGCCGGATCGGAGGCCGACCCCGAAAAGCGATCGATGCCCGGGGGGGCCTGGTTACCGAATCCTTCGTCAACGCCCACCTTCACCTCTGCAAGGTCTATACCCTGCTCAAGATCAGCGAAAAAGCCCTGGCGGACTACCACGGGGGAGGCATGGGCAAGGCCATGACCGCCATCGAGGAAGCGGCGGAAGCCAAGGCCGATTACAACGCTTCCTGGATCCTGCCCAACGTCCGCCGGGCCCTCAAATCCGCGGTCCGCTTCGGGAACACCCATATCCGCGCTTTCGCCGACGTCGACAACAAAGCCAAACTGGAAGGGATCAAGGCCCTGCTCCAGGCCAAAAAGGAGTTCCGGGGGGTGATCGACCTTCAGATCGTGGCCTTCCCCCAGGACGGGGTGGCCCGGGAGCCGGGCGCCTTCGAACTGGTCCGGGAAGCCATGCGCATGGGCGCGGACGTGGTCGGAGGCATTCCCTGGATCGAATACACCGAAGCCGACGAACGGGACCATATCGATAAGATGTTCCAAATCGCCCGGGAGTTCGACGCCCCGATCTCCATGCTCGTCGACGACGCCGGCGACCCGGGATTGAGAACCCTGGAGATGCTCGCCCTGGCCACCATCCGCGAGGGCTGGGAAGGACGGGTGCTGGCCCACCATGCCCGGGCCATGTGCCTGTACCCCGATCCCTATTTCATGAAGCTGGTGGCGCTGCTCAAACGCGCCCGGCTGGGAGTGATCAGCGATCCCCATACCGGGCCGCTTCACGCCCGGGTCCAGGACCTGAGAGCCGAAGGGGCCCTGGTCGCCCTGGGCCAGGACGATATCTCCGACGCCTACTATCCCTTCGGGCGCAACAACATGCTCGAAGTCGCCTTCCTCAATGCCCACCTGCTCTGGATGACCACCGCCGAAGCCATGGAAGAACTCTACGACATGGTGACGGTGGACGTGGCCCGGTGCATGGGCCTGAAGGGGTTCGGGCTGAAGAAAGGGGCCGTCGCCAACCTGGTGGTTCTCCACGAAGGCACGGTCCTCGAAGCCCTCAGAAACCACGGCGAACCGGCCGCCGTCGTCAGCCACGGACGCCTGGTGGAGACGAAGAAATACCGGTAG
- a CDS encoding cyclase family protein — protein MKQKDFLAFMDSVRIYDLTQPLSVHTPPWPSYMPLQLQYFKRIGGCFGGGPGANGQIIKTSNHVGTHMDGEIHFCASGRPIGTVPIGEWVGQGVVVDISKEVSDYGLYTPEMLMSKVEIKKGDILVINTGYHRYDWTHKTADEIRYMIMHPGPSPDFDKWAAKMKFKWIGVDCGSADHPMNTIIRQWQPAHFAAAEAKLLAEYGKTWDEMFPPDYFYQVMHLKLFPKKIVHAECLGGDIDKCGNKRLWIGAFPWRAIEMESCICRILAFDAPVG, from the coding sequence ATGAAACAAAAGGATTTTCTGGCTTTCATGGATTCGGTGCGGATCTACGACCTGACCCAGCCGCTCAGCGTCCATACCCCGCCCTGGCCCAGCTATATGCCCCTGCAGCTGCAGTATTTCAAGCGCATCGGGGGTTGCTTCGGCGGCGGACCGGGGGCCAACGGCCAAATCATCAAGACCAGCAACCACGTCGGCACCCACATGGACGGAGAGATCCACTTCTGCGCCTCGGGGCGCCCGATCGGGACGGTGCCCATCGGGGAATGGGTCGGCCAGGGGGTGGTCGTCGACATCTCCAAGGAAGTCTCCGATTACGGTCTCTACACGCCCGAGATGCTCATGAGCAAGGTCGAGATCAAAAAGGGGGATATCCTGGTCATCAACACCGGCTACCACAGATACGATTGGACCCATAAAACCGCGGATGAAATCAGGTACATGATCATGCATCCGGGCCCCAGCCCCGACTTCGATAAATGGGCGGCGAAGATGAAGTTCAAGTGGATCGGCGTCGATTGCGGAAGCGCCGACCACCCCATGAACACCATCATCCGCCAATGGCAGCCCGCCCATTTTGCCGCCGCCGAAGCCAAGCTGCTCGCCGAATACGGAAAAACCTGGGACGAGATGTTTCCCCCCGACTATTTCTACCAGGTCATGCACCTGAAACTTTTCCCCAAGAAAATCGTCCACGCCGAATGCCTGGGCGGAGATATCGACAAGTGCGGGAACAAACGCCTCTGGATCGGAGCCTTCCCCTGGAGGGCGATCGAGATGGAATCCTGCATCTGCCGTATCCTCGCCTTCGACGCTCCCGTCGGCTGA
- a CDS encoding tetratricopeptide repeat protein produces the protein MSIRLRFGAALLLVLAAAVLVYADTFPNSFVYDDLVTVEENLFIRDWGNLGLFFSPEYYLLSEEYSFRPLVTLTYFIDYYFWGLNPWGYHLSNLLWHLAATAAFALIVRSLWPRRPAAMVGALVFAVHPVQVEAVAGISFREDLLCACFYFLALLGFLRAGNRRGAAAAALKGAALLAFAAALFSKEMAVTFPLVLAAARLIRAAPGNGRRRVFSDPWLWASFLIAAAYGAGRFSLFYQRGTLPSTPEFGDLPTRALLAAKSLALYGSRLLFPVNLTVEYPDPNRAAAWGRYLLAGIPLAAAAGLGAWRTGGEKARFGLAWLLLALLPVCNLFPSPRLGAERFLYLPLGGFCIWTAATLEAAGGAVSGTRRKILAAAVVAVVVALAAGTVARTRVWRNNLTLFEAAVRAAPDSSKARHGLGNEYFRRGRLREAVEEFHRAIAILPREPFYYNSLGVAYGEAGDLARAREQFEISRRLNPGDPLILINLAVLELKAGRPDRAERTIREYTQARPRDPHGFLILGEAALDGGNWETAREAYRSALDLDPGSADAWSGLAYCLYREGKPEEAQWAWRRALALDPGNPDVRRALESLRER, from the coding sequence ATGTCGATCAGACTCAGATTCGGCGCTGCGCTGCTGCTGGTGCTGGCGGCCGCGGTCCTGGTCTACGCCGACACTTTTCCCAACAGTTTCGTCTACGACGATCTGGTCACGGTGGAGGAAAACCTCTTCATCCGGGACTGGGGCAATCTCGGCCTCTTCTTCTCCCCCGAATACTACCTCCTCTCCGAGGAATACTCCTTTCGGCCCCTGGTCACCCTGACCTACTTCATCGACTACTATTTCTGGGGGCTCAACCCCTGGGGCTACCACCTGAGCAACCTGCTCTGGCACCTGGCGGCGACGGCGGCGTTCGCCCTGATCGTCCGCAGTCTCTGGCCGCGCCGCCCCGCGGCGATGGTGGGAGCGCTCGTCTTCGCCGTCCACCCCGTCCAGGTGGAAGCCGTCGCCGGCATCTCCTTCCGCGAGGACCTGCTCTGCGCCTGCTTTTACTTCCTGGCCCTCCTCGGCTTTCTCCGGGCCGGGAACCGCCGGGGCGCGGCGGCCGCCGCGCTCAAGGGCGCGGCTCTGCTGGCGTTCGCCGCCGCCCTCTTCTCCAAGGAAATGGCCGTCACCTTCCCCCTGGTCCTGGCGGCCGCGCGCCTGATCCGCGCCGCGCCGGGAAACGGCCGGCGGCGCGTTTTTTCCGATCCCTGGCTCTGGGCCTCGTTCCTGATCGCCGCCGCCTACGGAGCCGGGCGGTTTTCCCTGTTCTACCAACGGGGGACGCTTCCCTCCACCCCGGAGTTCGGGGACCTTCCCACCCGGGCCCTGCTGGCGGCCAAAAGCCTGGCTCTCTACGGTAGCCGCCTGCTCTTCCCGGTCAACCTCACGGTGGAATACCCCGACCCCAACCGGGCCGCCGCCTGGGGACGGTACCTGCTGGCCGGAATCCCGCTGGCGGCGGCGGCGGGGCTGGGGGCCTGGAGAACCGGGGGAGAGAAAGCGCGCTTCGGACTGGCCTGGCTGCTCCTGGCCCTGCTCCCGGTCTGCAACCTCTTCCCCAGCCCGCGCCTGGGCGCGGAACGGTTCCTCTATCTTCCCCTGGGGGGGTTCTGCATCTGGACGGCGGCGACGCTGGAAGCCGCCGGCGGGGCCGTCTCCGGAACCCGGCGGAAGATTCTGGCCGCGGCCGTCGTCGCCGTCGTCGTCGCCCTGGCGGCGGGGACGGTCGCCCGGACCCGGGTCTGGAGAAACAACCTCACCTTGTTCGAAGCCGCGGTGCGGGCGGCCCCGGACAGTTCCAAGGCCCGCCACGGCCTGGGCAACGAATACTTCCGGAGGGGCCGGCTGCGGGAAGCCGTCGAAGAATTTCACCGGGCGATCGCCATTCTTCCCCGGGAACCTTTTTACTACAACAGCCTGGGAGTGGCCTACGGGGAGGCGGGGGACCTGGCCCGGGCCCGGGAACAGTTCGAGATCAGCCGGCGGCTCAACCCCGGCGACCCCCTGATCCTGATCAACTTGGCCGTTCTGGAATTGAAAGCCGGGCGTCCGGACCGGGCCGAACGGACGATCCGGGAATACACCCAAGCCCGACCCCGCGACCCCCACGGGTTCCTCATCCTGGGCGAAGCCGCCCTGGACGGGGGGAACTGGGAAACCGCCCGGGAAGCCTACCGGTCGGCTCTCGACCTCGACCCCGGTTCGGCGGACGCCTGGAGCGGTCTGGCCTACTGCCTGTACCGGGAAGGGAAACCGGAGGAAGCGCAATGGGCCTGGCGCCGGGCCCTGGCGCTCGACCCCGGCAACCCCGACGTCCGCCGGGCCCTGGAAAGCCTGCGGGAACGGTAA
- a CDS encoding tetratricopeptide repeat protein, which yields MKRYATVVLLVLAGAGCGPSTDRLPEKNTARLSQARRLDRAERLFETGHLAEAEALYLQAAEPPSARAAAGLCRVLLAKGDYAGAVAWGRRAVELNPALPRTWKDLGQARLGLGALDEAALDFREAVRLAPEDPAPRIDLGVTLARLNILEDAETALREALALAPREPRALYNLGLVYEKMGRMEEAENSLRQSAALRPGFAPAYLALGNVREDLGDDEGALAEYRNAAAMNRELDEAWLRAAAICLRQNRLNEAEHLYGKLLEMRPGHPEASLRLGEIAVRKGEYPRAREFLLAVVGSGTADARVYDLLGLTQERSGEPETAAKSFQLAVDQEPGNPDYLLHRGRNLLDLENSNQALEYLEKASAAREGDPEILYFLGRARFLEEDLPGARKALEEAEDRGAGSEFGVKARTLLLRLKGKTPPPSPPDQDENLPFHQLFMRDILNNPGDGGDAPETGTQGG from the coding sequence ATGAAAAGATACGCGACGGTTGTATTGCTCGTTCTGGCCGGAGCGGGCTGCGGGCCGTCGACGGACCGGCTTCCGGAAAAAAACACCGCCCGCCTTTCCCAGGCCCGCCGGTTGGATCGGGCCGAACGGTTGTTCGAAACCGGCCACCTGGCCGAAGCCGAAGCCCTCTACCTGCAGGCGGCCGAGCCTCCCTCCGCCCGGGCGGCCGCGGGCCTCTGCCGGGTTCTCCTGGCCAAGGGGGATTACGCGGGCGCCGTCGCATGGGGCCGGCGGGCGGTGGAACTGAACCCGGCCCTGCCCCGGACCTGGAAGGACCTCGGGCAGGCCCGGCTGGGCCTGGGGGCGCTCGACGAAGCCGCCCTGGATTTCCGGGAAGCCGTCCGGCTCGCTCCCGAGGACCCGGCCCCCCGGATCGACCTCGGCGTCACCCTGGCCCGTCTCAACATCCTGGAGGACGCCGAGACGGCTCTGCGGGAAGCCCTGGCCCTGGCGCCCAGGGAACCCCGGGCTCTCTACAACCTGGGGCTGGTCTACGAGAAGATGGGACGGATGGAAGAAGCGGAAAACAGCCTCCGCCAATCGGCGGCGCTGCGGCCGGGTTTCGCCCCGGCCTACCTGGCCCTGGGCAACGTGCGCGAGGATCTCGGCGACGACGAAGGCGCCCTGGCCGAGTACCGGAACGCGGCCGCGATGAACCGGGAACTGGACGAGGCCTGGCTCCGGGCGGCCGCCATCTGTCTCCGGCAGAACCGCCTGAACGAGGCCGAGCACCTCTACGGGAAACTTCTGGAAATGCGCCCGGGCCACCCGGAGGCCTCCCTGCGCCTGGGAGAGATCGCGGTCAGGAAGGGGGAGTATCCCCGCGCCCGGGAATTTCTCCTGGCGGTCGTCGGGAGCGGCACCGCCGACGCCCGCGTCTACGACCTGCTCGGCCTGACCCAGGAGCGAAGCGGGGAACCCGAGACCGCCGCCAAGTCGTTCCAGCTGGCGGTCGACCAGGAACCGGGGAACCCCGACTATCTCCTCCACCGGGGGAGAAACCTCCTCGATCTGGAAAACTCCAACCAGGCCCTGGAGTACCTGGAGAAAGCTTCCGCCGCCCGGGAGGGCGATCCGGAAATTCTCTACTTCCTGGGCCGGGCGCGTTTTCTGGAGGAGGATCTGCCCGGGGCCAGGAAAGCCCTGGAGGAAGCCGAAGACCGGGGCGCGGGCAGCGAATTCGGGGTCAAGGCCCGCACCCTTCTTCTCCGGCTCAAAGGGAAGACCCCTCCGCCCTCCCCCCCCGACCAGGACGAGAACCTTCCCTTTCACCAGCTGTTCATGCGCGATATCCTCAACAACCCCGGCGACGGCGGGGACGCCCCGGAGACGGGGACGCAAGGAGGTTGA
- a CDS encoding ABC transporter permease subunit: MRSRFPILFCDHFVGGFRSRRSLVLAGTYLLGFLLVSSVVIKLHRVAGIPVGEALDLSERGAPIAGFLRSLAADEGSSGVVEFVLSTPAINLSLAVISLALLPLLIVVFRHDIPSREMEAGTLRFLVWRVKRFPLLLSRFLGGVAEIAVVTLGSFLLVLVYALIEIPGIPVFKVLASASVLWVRLLPYTAAAVALALFFSVLAARSRRALLYCCLGFFLLLFGTVFEAGAYLSPFSGRNLAGLFASAGSWPMWRSVLFYCGFAAAVYAAAQARFSRKDL; encoded by the coding sequence GTGAGGTCGAGATTTCCGATACTGTTCTGCGATCACTTCGTCGGCGGCTTCCGTTCCCGCCGGAGCCTGGTTCTGGCGGGGACCTACCTGCTCGGGTTTCTCCTGGTCAGTTCCGTCGTCATCAAACTGCACCGGGTCGCCGGGATACCGGTGGGGGAGGCCCTCGACCTGAGCGAGCGCGGCGCCCCCATCGCGGGCTTTCTCCGGAGCCTGGCCGCAGACGAGGGCTCGTCGGGGGTAGTCGAATTCGTGCTTTCCACCCCCGCCATCAACCTCTCCCTGGCGGTCATCTCCCTGGCGCTGCTCCCCCTGCTCATCGTCGTCTTCCGCCACGACATCCCTTCCCGGGAGATGGAAGCGGGGACGCTGCGGTTCCTGGTCTGGAGGGTGAAACGGTTCCCCCTGCTCCTCTCCCGGTTTCTGGGGGGCGTGGCCGAAATCGCCGTCGTCACCCTGGGCTCCTTCCTCCTGGTGCTGGTGTACGCCCTGATCGAGATCCCGGGGATTCCCGTCTTCAAGGTCCTGGCGTCGGCTTCGGTTCTCTGGGTACGCCTGCTCCCCTACACGGCGGCGGCGGTGGCGCTGGCGCTTTTCTTTTCCGTGCTCGCCGCCCGCAGCCGCCGGGCGTTGCTCTACTGCTGTCTGGGTTTTTTCCTGCTCCTCTTCGGCACGGTCTTCGAGGCGGGCGCGTATCTTTCTCCCTTTTCCGGCCGCAACCTGGCGGGGCTCTTCGCCTCCGCCGGGTCCTGGCCGATGTGGCGCTCGGTTCTGTTCTACTGCGGGTTCGCCGCGGCGGTTTACGCGGCGGCGCAGGCGCGTTTTTCGAGGAAAGACCTGTGA